One segment of Paenibacillus sp. FSL R7-0337 DNA contains the following:
- the atpE gene encoding F0F1 ATP synthase subunit C gives MEFLAAAIAVGLGALGAGLGNGMIVSKTVESIARQPEARNALQTTMFIGVGIVEVIPLAATVIAFLIMFT, from the coding sequence ATGGAATTTTTAGCAGCAGCAATCGCGGTTGGTTTGGGCGCACTTGGCGCAGGTCTGGGTAACGGTATGATCGTCAGCAAGACGGTGGAATCTATCGCCCGTCAGCCGGAAGCACGTAACGCACTGCAGACAACAATGTTTATCGGTGTAGGTATCGTGGAAGTTATTCCTTTGGCCGCTACAGTTATCGCGTTCCTGATCATGTTTACTTAA
- the atpD gene encoding F0F1 ATP synthase subunit beta translates to MNKGRVVSIMGPVVDIEFERGQLPQIFNAIKIVASLSDGRNMDLTLEVSNHLGDNLVRCIAMSSTDGLVRGIDAIDQGAPISVPVGEATLGRVFNVLGNPIDNGAEVVAARNPIHRLAPTFDELSTQAEVLETGIKVIDLLAPYAKGGKIGLFGGAGVGKTVTIQELINNIAQEHGGISVFAGVGERTREGNDLYHEMTDSGVIKKTAMVFGQMNEPPGARLRVALTGLTMAEYFRDVEGRDTLLFIDNIFRFTQAGSEVSALLGRMPSAVGYQPTLATEMGQLQERITSTKKGSVTSIQAIYVPADDYTDPAPATAFAHLDATTNLERKISEKGIFPAVDPLASSSRMLAPEIVGEEHYNVAQGVKQLLQRYTELQDIIAILGMDELSEEDKVIVSRARKVERFLSQPFHVAEQFTGFKGKYVPIKETVRSFKEILEGKHDDLPEVAFLFVGTIEEAVEKAKTL, encoded by the coding sequence ATGAACAAAGGACGCGTTGTGAGCATTATGGGTCCGGTTGTCGATATTGAATTTGAACGCGGCCAGTTGCCCCAGATATTCAACGCCATCAAAATTGTTGCGAGCCTCAGCGATGGCCGCAACATGGATCTGACTCTTGAAGTTTCCAATCATCTTGGAGATAACTTGGTGCGCTGTATCGCCATGTCGTCTACAGATGGACTGGTACGCGGTATTGATGCGATTGACCAGGGAGCGCCGATCTCGGTTCCTGTTGGTGAAGCAACACTTGGCCGCGTATTTAACGTACTTGGTAATCCAATTGATAACGGTGCTGAAGTGGTAGCTGCAAGAAACCCGATTCACCGTTTGGCTCCTACCTTTGATGAGTTGTCTACTCAGGCAGAGGTACTGGAGACCGGAATCAAGGTAATCGACTTGCTGGCCCCGTATGCCAAGGGCGGTAAAATCGGCCTGTTCGGCGGTGCCGGCGTTGGTAAAACAGTAACTATTCAGGAATTGATCAACAACATTGCACAGGAACACGGCGGGATTTCCGTATTCGCAGGCGTTGGCGAGCGGACACGTGAAGGGAACGACCTCTATCACGAAATGACCGATTCCGGCGTTATCAAGAAAACAGCGATGGTCTTCGGACAAATGAATGAGCCTCCGGGCGCGCGTCTGCGCGTAGCACTGACTGGTCTGACCATGGCGGAATATTTCCGTGATGTGGAAGGCCGCGACACGCTGCTCTTTATCGATAACATCTTCCGGTTCACCCAGGCGGGTTCCGAAGTATCAGCCCTGCTCGGCCGGATGCCTTCTGCGGTAGGTTACCAGCCTACACTGGCTACAGAAATGGGCCAATTGCAGGAGCGGATTACGTCCACGAAGAAAGGCTCCGTTACTTCCATTCAGGCGATCTACGTACCTGCGGATGACTATACTGACCCTGCACCGGCTACGGCGTTTGCCCACTTGGATGCAACGACCAACCTGGAGCGTAAAATTTCCGAAAAAGGGATCTTCCCTGCGGTTGACCCGCTTGCTTCCAGCTCGCGGATGCTGGCACCGGAAATCGTCGGCGAAGAGCACTATAACGTGGCACAAGGCGTTAAGCAGCTGCTGCAGCGTTATACCGAGCTTCAGGATATCATTGCCATCCTGGGTATGGATGAGCTGAGTGAAGAGGATAAGGTGATTGTATCCCGCGCCCGTAAGGTTGAGCGCTTCCTGTCCCAGCCGTTCCACGTAGCAGAGCAGTTCACTGGCTTCAAAGGCAAATACGTGCCGATCAAAGAAACCGTACGCAGCTTCAAGGAGATCCTCGAAGGCAAGCATGATGATCTTCCGGAAGTAGCGTTCCTGTTCGTAGGCACAATTGAAGAAGCAGTGGAAAAAGCGAAAACGTTGTAA
- a CDS encoding ATPase F0F1 — protein MKEPKDEPGLGRTALVLGGAGSLLAAYIVIGFFVAKWLRNLMDGPAVWLAIGTIAGLILGVVNVALLIKKFLGEQNG, from the coding sequence ATGAAGGAACCAAAGGATGAGCCTGGACTGGGGCGAACTGCTCTAGTACTCGGGGGTGCGGGCAGCTTGCTCGCCGCTTACATTGTAATAGGCTTTTTTGTGGCAAAGTGGCTGCGCAATCTGATGGACGGACCTGCCGTTTGGCTGGCTATCGGAACGATTGCCGGGTTGATTCTCGGCGTTGTGAATGTTGCTTTGCTAATCAAAAAATTTTTGGGGGAGCAAAATGGATAA
- the atpF gene encoding F0F1 ATP synthase subunit B → MNIVWTNIVFSIVAFGVLYFLLSKFAFSKLFGIMEKRREMVLQQMDEAAKTREQAVAYVEEQKQALQQARQEAQAIIQQSQATSNNQVDKILEQAHVEASRLKDEAVRDIANEKNKAVEALRSELGTASVRIASKLLEKEVAADGEQEQLVDQYLKEVGGRS, encoded by the coding sequence GTGAATATCGTTTGGACCAATATAGTATTTTCCATTGTTGCATTTGGAGTTCTGTACTTCCTGCTCAGCAAATTTGCCTTCAGCAAGCTGTTCGGAATTATGGAGAAGCGCCGCGAAATGGTGCTGCAGCAAATGGATGAAGCAGCCAAGACCCGAGAGCAGGCGGTCGCTTATGTAGAAGAGCAGAAGCAGGCCCTGCAGCAGGCGCGCCAAGAGGCACAGGCTATCATTCAGCAGTCCCAGGCTACCAGCAACAACCAGGTTGACAAGATTCTCGAGCAGGCTCATGTGGAAGCAAGCCGTCTGAAAGATGAAGCGGTACGTGACATTGCGAACGAGAAGAATAAAGCGGTCGAAGCGCTGCGCAGCGAGCTGGGTACAGCCTCGGTCCGCATTGCCTCGAAGCTGCTTGAGAAGGAAGTTGCAGCTGACGGCGAGCAGGAACAGCTTGTTGATCAATACCTCAAAGAGGTAGGAGGCCGATCATGA
- the atpA gene encoding F0F1 ATP synthase subunit alpha → MGIRPEEISTLIKSQIEQYKADIEVAEIGTVIQVGDGIARVYGLENAMAGELLEFSNGVVGMALNLEESNVGVVILGEYKEIREGDQVKRTGQIMQVPVGEAMLGRVVNALGQPLDGKGPIATTEFRPVEHNAPGVIDRKSVHEPMQTGLKAIDAMVPIGRGQRELIIGDRQTGKTAIAIDAIINQKGNGMKCIYVAIGQKQSTVAQVVETLRRHGALDYTIVVTASASEPSPLLYIAPYAGCAMGEYFMYKGEHVLVIYDDLSKQASAYRELSLLLRRPPGREAFPGDVFYLHSRLLERAAKLSDALGGGSLTALPFIETQASDVSAYIPTNVISITDGQIFLESDLFNSGQRPAINVGISVSRVGGSAQIKAMKKVAGSLRLDLAQYRELQAFSQFGSDLDKSTQARLNRGARMMEILKQGVNQPLGVEHQVVSLYTAVKGHLDDIPVKDVKRFEKEFLAFIDSSGAAILKSITDTKDLTADNEAALKEAIDKFKRGFATS, encoded by the coding sequence TTGGGCATCAGACCTGAAGAGATCAGCACTTTGATCAAAAGTCAAATTGAGCAATATAAAGCCGATATCGAAGTGGCCGAAATTGGCACCGTCATTCAAGTCGGCGACGGTATCGCCCGTGTCTACGGTCTGGAAAACGCAATGGCAGGGGAACTGCTGGAGTTCTCCAACGGTGTAGTGGGCATGGCGCTTAACCTGGAAGAAAGCAACGTCGGTGTTGTTATTCTAGGTGAATACAAAGAGATCCGCGAAGGCGATCAGGTCAAACGTACCGGCCAGATCATGCAGGTTCCGGTCGGCGAAGCCATGCTGGGCCGCGTAGTCAATGCACTGGGTCAGCCGCTTGACGGCAAGGGTCCAATCGCTACTACGGAATTCCGTCCGGTTGAACATAACGCGCCGGGGGTTATCGACCGTAAGTCGGTACACGAACCAATGCAGACGGGTCTAAAGGCAATCGATGCCATGGTTCCAATCGGCCGTGGACAACGCGAGCTGATCATTGGTGACCGTCAGACAGGTAAGACAGCAATCGCAATTGATGCGATTATCAACCAGAAGGGCAACGGCATGAAGTGTATCTATGTTGCTATCGGACAAAAACAATCTACTGTAGCACAGGTAGTAGAAACCCTCCGCCGTCATGGCGCGCTGGATTACACTATCGTTGTAACCGCGTCGGCTTCCGAGCCTTCTCCGCTGCTCTATATTGCTCCGTACGCAGGCTGTGCTATGGGCGAATACTTCATGTATAAGGGCGAGCATGTGCTTGTCATTTATGATGACCTTTCCAAGCAAGCTTCGGCTTACCGCGAATTGTCCTTGCTGCTCCGCCGTCCACCGGGCCGGGAAGCTTTCCCTGGTGACGTATTCTACCTGCACTCCCGTCTGCTGGAACGTGCGGCCAAGCTTAGCGATGCGCTTGGTGGAGGTTCATTAACCGCCCTGCCATTCATCGAAACACAGGCTTCTGACGTATCGGCTTACATTCCAACGAACGTAATTTCGATCACAGACGGCCAAATCTTCCTTGAATCTGATCTGTTCAACTCCGGGCAGCGTCCGGCGATCAACGTTGGTATCTCCGTTTCCCGTGTAGGGGGTTCCGCACAGATCAAAGCCATGAAGAAGGTCGCCGGTTCCCTGCGTCTGGATCTGGCTCAATACCGTGAGCTTCAGGCTTTCTCCCAGTTCGGCTCTGATCTGGACAAATCAACACAGGCCCGTCTGAACCGCGGTGCGCGTATGATGGAGATTCTGAAGCAGGGCGTGAATCAGCCGCTTGGCGTTGAGCATCAAGTGGTTAGTCTGTACACCGCTGTCAAAGGACATTTGGATGATATTCCTGTCAAGGACGTTAAGCGTTTCGAGAAGGAATTCCTGGCCTTTATCGACAGCAGCGGAGCCGCCATCCTCAAATCCATCACGGATACCAAGGATCTGACGGCAGACAACGAAGCTGCTCTTAAGGAAGCCATCGACAAATTCAAAAGAGGCTTTGCTACAAGCTAA
- the upp gene encoding uracil phosphoribosyltransferase, with the protein MGKLVICDHPLIQHKLTFIRDVRTNTKEFREHVDEVATLMAYEITRDIPLETITVQTPVAETQSKVISGRMLGLIPILRAGLGMLEGVLKLLPAAKVGHVGLFRDPDTLQPVEYYIKLPTDVQERELIVIDPMLATGGSAIAAITSLKNRGCTQIKMMNLIAAPEGVAAVQAAHPDVDIYVAALDDHLNDHGYIVPGLGDAGDRLYGTK; encoded by the coding sequence ATGGGAAAATTGGTGATTTGCGATCATCCATTGATTCAGCACAAATTGACATTCATTCGCGATGTGCGGACCAACACAAAAGAGTTCAGGGAGCATGTCGACGAAGTAGCAACACTTATGGCTTATGAGATTACACGTGACATTCCGCTGGAGACCATTACGGTGCAGACGCCGGTGGCTGAAACACAAAGCAAGGTAATTTCGGGGAGAATGCTGGGATTGATCCCGATTCTGCGCGCCGGTCTGGGGATGCTCGAAGGTGTGCTTAAGCTGCTTCCTGCAGCCAAGGTAGGCCATGTGGGCCTGTTCCGTGATCCGGACACCCTGCAGCCGGTAGAATACTACATCAAGCTTCCTACGGATGTCCAAGAACGTGAGTTAATCGTAATTGATCCTATGCTGGCTACAGGCGGCTCTGCCATTGCAGCGATTACCTCGCTCAAGAACCGCGGCTGCACCCAGATCAAGATGATGAACCTGATTGCTGCCCCGGAAGGCGTTGCGGCTGTACAAGCTGCTCATCCGGATGTGGATATCTATGTTGCAGCACTTGACGATCATTTGAATGATCATGGCTATATCGTTCCAGGCCTCGGAGATGCCGGGGACAGACTGTACGGTACCAAGTAA
- the atpG gene encoding ATP synthase F1 subunit gamma — MARSMRDIKRQIKSVQNTRQITKAMEMVAASKLRKAQEKAEAARPYSEKLKEVVSSIAAGTQDLQHPMLVSRPVKKTGYLIITSDRGLAGGYNANILRKVTMLIAERHKSKDEYALFVIGRKGRDFLRRREYPIVEEITELSDTPKFADIKSIAYSAVNQFETGVYDEIYICYNQFVNAISQIPTVDRLLPMEGVGEGGHHGAAAAYEYEPSPEGVLEVLLPKYAETLIYAALLNGKASELGAKMTAMGSATKNASKMIGELRLTYNRARQAAITQEITEIVAGANAQS; from the coding sequence ATGGCAAGAAGCATGCGCGATATTAAACGTCAAATTAAGAGCGTTCAGAACACCAGACAGATCACCAAAGCGATGGAAATGGTCGCTGCGTCCAAGCTGCGCAAGGCACAGGAGAAGGCAGAAGCAGCCCGTCCGTATTCAGAGAAGCTGAAGGAGGTTGTCTCGAGTATTGCTGCCGGTACGCAGGATCTCCAGCACCCGATGCTGGTCAGCCGGCCTGTCAAAAAAACAGGTTATTTGATCATCACCTCGGACAGAGGTCTTGCCGGCGGCTACAATGCGAACATTCTGCGTAAAGTAACGATGCTGATCGCAGAACGCCATAAGTCCAAGGATGAGTATGCGCTGTTTGTGATCGGGCGCAAAGGCCGTGACTTTTTGCGGCGCCGTGAATATCCCATTGTAGAAGAAATCACCGAGCTGTCCGATACCCCGAAATTTGCCGACATCAAGTCGATTGCTTATTCGGCGGTTAACCAGTTCGAGACAGGTGTCTATGATGAGATCTACATTTGCTACAACCAGTTTGTCAATGCGATCAGCCAGATTCCGACTGTAGACAGACTTCTGCCTATGGAAGGTGTTGGGGAAGGCGGGCATCACGGAGCAGCTGCAGCTTATGAGTACGAGCCTTCACCTGAAGGCGTACTGGAGGTTCTGCTACCTAAATACGCCGAAACTTTAATCTATGCTGCTCTTCTGAACGGCAAAGCCAGTGAGCTGGGAGCCAAAATGACAGCCATGGGCAGTGCAACGAAGAACGCGTCAAAAATGATCGGAGAACTTAGACTTACGTATAACCGTGCCCGTCAGGCGGCTATAACGCAAGAAATTACCGAGATCGTGGCTGGTGCAAACGCGCAGTCTTAA
- a CDS encoding F0F1 ATP synthase subunit epsilon, with translation MNTFLLEIVTPEHLVYSKQVNSLTVRGVNGELGILPGHIPLVTPLQVAPLSVKADGVTVSIAVHGGFVEVHKDKVTVLAESAELPRDIDVERAEAAKERAERRLKLQSKQDEIDHRRAELALQRAVTRIKVSTGKGQQ, from the coding sequence GTGAATACCTTTTTGCTCGAAATAGTTACTCCGGAGCATTTGGTCTACTCCAAGCAAGTGAACAGTCTGACGGTACGCGGCGTGAATGGTGAGCTGGGGATTCTCCCGGGGCATATTCCGCTCGTCACCCCGCTTCAGGTTGCTCCGCTTAGCGTTAAGGCGGACGGTGTTACAGTCTCCATCGCTGTGCATGGCGGTTTCGTTGAAGTGCACAAAGATAAGGTAACGGTGCTGGCTGAAAGTGCTGAGCTGCCCCGGGATATTGATGTGGAGCGCGCTGAAGCGGCTAAGGAGCGGGCTGAGCGCCGCCTTAAGCTGCAAAGCAAGCAGGATGAGATCGATCACCGCCGTGCGGAGCTGGCATTGCAGCGTGCTGTAACGCGGATCAAAGTTTCGACCGGTAAAGGACAACAGTAG
- the atpB gene encoding F0F1 ATP synthase subunit A, whose product MHEMPLIYVGGIPIDLSAVLMLVISSVIVFVLVMLSVRNLSVENPSKLQNFMEWVVEFVQGLISSAMDLKKGKPYISLGLTLILFIFVSNLLGLPFSVITEADGPVTVFGHVIEATKNLADGAHAEILWYKSPTADINVTAGLAIVVFVLMNYLGIKLNGKHYFKHYIEPFPIFLPLNIIENLAKPVALAIRLFANIFAGEVLITVILKLGLFSIPFLAIWQGFSIFVGALQAFIFTILTMVYIAQMTIHEEEAH is encoded by the coding sequence ATGCACGAAATGCCTTTAATCTATGTTGGCGGAATACCAATCGACCTGTCTGCTGTGCTGATGCTGGTAATCAGCTCGGTGATTGTATTCGTACTGGTCATGCTGTCCGTCCGCAACCTGTCGGTTGAGAATCCATCCAAGCTCCAGAATTTCATGGAATGGGTGGTCGAATTTGTACAGGGGCTGATCAGCAGCGCCATGGATCTGAAGAAAGGAAAGCCTTACATATCACTGGGATTGACGCTGATACTGTTTATCTTCGTCTCCAATCTCCTTGGTCTGCCGTTTTCCGTTATTACAGAGGCCGATGGTCCAGTTACAGTCTTCGGACATGTTATCGAAGCAACCAAGAACCTGGCTGATGGCGCGCATGCTGAGATTCTGTGGTACAAATCGCCGACCGCAGACATCAACGTAACCGCAGGACTTGCGATCGTTGTGTTTGTACTCATGAACTACTTAGGGATCAAGCTGAACGGCAAGCATTATTTCAAACATTATATTGAGCCGTTTCCAATTTTCTTGCCGCTGAACATCATTGAGAACCTGGCGAAGCCAGTGGCGCTTGCCATTCGTCTATTCGCTAACATTTTCGCCGGCGAAGTTCTGATTACTGTCATTCTGAAGCTGGGACTGTTCAGTATTCCGTTCCTGGCCATCTGGCAAGGCTTCAGTATCTTTGTCGGGGCGCTTCAGGCCTTTATCTTTACGATTCTGACGATGGTCTACATCGCACAGATGACGATCCACGAGGAAGAAGCGCATTAA
- a CDS encoding F0F1 ATP synthase subunit delta: MSRDTVVAGRYAKALYSAAVDEGITLQVEEQLKLVVEVLYNDAEVKRFILAPRISQSDKLNVLRGTLQGKVSEAVMNTVQLLVERGRTDIFEELLAKYIKIEGDALGIGYATVYSAYSLNQAEQDSVAAEFSQLTGRKIRVTNVVDGSLLGGLKVLIGDTLYDGSLAGKLTRLEKSFNDKQRR, encoded by the coding sequence ATGAGCCGCGATACGGTAGTTGCCGGGCGCTATGCCAAAGCCTTGTACAGTGCAGCAGTCGATGAAGGCATTACACTTCAAGTGGAGGAACAGCTCAAATTAGTCGTCGAAGTGCTTTATAACGATGCAGAGGTGAAACGGTTTATCCTGGCGCCCCGCATCTCGCAATCCGACAAACTGAATGTGCTGCGCGGGACACTTCAAGGTAAAGTCTCAGAAGCGGTCATGAACACGGTACAATTATTGGTAGAGCGGGGCAGAACCGATATTTTCGAAGAGTTGCTTGCCAAGTATATCAAGATTGAAGGGGATGCTCTTGGCATTGGCTACGCTACTGTCTATTCCGCTTATTCCCTGAATCAAGCTGAACAGGATAGTGTTGCGGCTGAATTCAGCCAGCTTACTGGCCGTAAGATTCGTGTAACCAATGTAGTGGATGGAAGCCTTCTGGGCGGACTGAAGGTCCTAATCGGCGATACGCTATATGATGGAAGTCTGGCTGGTAAGCTTACGCGTCTTGAGAAATCCTTTAATGATAAGCAAAGAAGATAG
- a CDS encoding DUF1146 family protein, translating into MNTRLSAELSGAIGTSNMISMVISLICVALSWWSLQNLKLDLVIRYPKSPQGRLLHLLLAIVLGHFVAGFLLDYLGWSGLIGRMF; encoded by the coding sequence ATGAACACACGCTTATCCGCTGAGTTGTCGGGTGCGATCGGCACCAGCAATATGATATCGATGGTTATCTCTTTGATCTGCGTTGCATTATCCTGGTGGTCACTTCAGAACCTTAAGCTGGATTTGGTCATAAGATATCCCAAGAGCCCTCAGGGCAGACTGCTGCACCTGTTGTTGGCGATTGTTCTGGGTCACTTCGTGGCCGGGTTCCTGCTTGATTATCTGGGCTGGAGCGGACTTATAGGACGGATGTTTTAA
- the wecB gene encoding UDP-N-acetylglucosamine 2-epimerase (non-hydrolyzing) — MSKIKVMTIFGVRPEAIKMAPLVLELNRHPEQIESIVCVTAQHRELLDQVLEVFKITPDYDLDVMKDRQTLNEITIRVLEGLEPVLREVKPDLVLVHGDTLTTFLASYASFLQQIQVGHVEAGLRTWNKLSPYPEEMNRQLTGVLADLHFAPTHWSAGNLRHENKKESSIYITGNTVTDVFQYTVQPDYRHPVLDFASGKRLILMTAHRRESQGEPHRHIFRAVKRIADEFEDVAIVYPVHPSPAVKEPAHEILGGHPRIKLIDPLDVVDLHNFYPHTHLILTDSGGLQEEAPSFGVPVLVLRDTTERPEGIEAGTLELVGTDEEKVYQRTHALLTDQNLYQSMSRAANPYGDGKASERIVNAILHHFGAVPERPEEFHTMFTNDKTGQDN; from the coding sequence ATGTCCAAAATTAAAGTAATGACGATTTTCGGAGTGCGCCCCGAAGCGATCAAGATGGCGCCTCTGGTTCTGGAGCTGAACAGACATCCTGAGCAGATTGAGTCCATTGTCTGTGTAACTGCGCAGCACAGAGAGCTGCTGGATCAGGTACTCGAGGTATTCAAGATTACCCCGGATTATGATCTGGACGTAATGAAGGACCGCCAGACGCTTAACGAGATCACGATTCGGGTGCTCGAAGGCCTGGAGCCCGTGCTCCGCGAAGTGAAGCCGGACCTCGTGCTTGTGCATGGCGATACCCTGACCACCTTCCTGGCCAGCTATGCGTCTTTCCTGCAACAGATTCAGGTTGGGCATGTGGAAGCAGGTCTTCGGACATGGAACAAGCTTTCGCCTTATCCGGAAGAAATGAACCGTCAGCTGACAGGCGTGCTTGCTGATCTGCATTTTGCTCCGACTCACTGGTCAGCGGGCAACCTGAGACACGAGAACAAAAAAGAATCAAGTATTTATATCACAGGCAATACCGTAACCGATGTGTTTCAATATACCGTACAGCCGGACTACCGGCATCCGGTCCTTGATTTTGCTTCAGGAAAAAGACTTATTTTGATGACGGCGCACCGCAGAGAATCCCAAGGCGAACCGCACCGTCATATTTTCCGTGCAGTCAAAAGAATCGCTGATGAATTTGAAGATGTAGCCATTGTGTATCCCGTGCACCCGAGTCCGGCAGTGAAGGAACCGGCGCATGAGATCCTCGGCGGACACCCTAGAATCAAGCTGATTGATCCGCTGGATGTCGTTGATCTGCATAACTTTTATCCGCATACCCACCTGATATTGACCGATTCCGGCGGCCTGCAGGAGGAAGCTCCCTCCTTTGGAGTTCCTGTGCTTGTGCTGCGTGATACAACCGAGCGCCCGGAAGGGATCGAGGCCGGAACACTGGAGCTTGTGGGGACGGACGAGGAGAAGGTGTATCAACGGACACATGCTCTTTTGACCGATCAGAACCTGTATCAGTCGATGAGCCGGGCCGCCAACCCGTATGGAGACGGCAAAGCCTCCGAAAGAATTGTCAATGCGATTTTGCACCATTTCGGAGCTGTTCCAGAGCGCCCGGAAGAATTTCACACAATGTTCACAAATGATAAAACAGGGCAAGACAACTAA
- the glyA gene encoding serine hydroxymethyltransferase, whose translation MEQLRKSDPAVLEAMGLELSRQRANIELIASENIVSEAVMEAMGSVLTNKYAEGYPGKRYYGGCEDVDIVENLARDRAKELFGAEHANVQPHSGAQANMAVYLAALKPGDTVLGMNLAHGGHLTHGSPVNASGILYNFVAYGVQEDSFLINYDEVRKAAFKHRPKMIVAGASAYPRTIDFAALGSIANDVGALFMVDMAHIAGLVAAGLHPSPVPHAHFVTTTTHKTLRGPRGGMILCRQPWAAAIDKAVFPGSQGGPLMHVIASKAVSFGEALQPSFKTYAENVVKNAKVLAETLVGEGINIVSGGTDNHLILLDTRNLNITGKDAEKVLDSIGITVNKNAIPFDPTSPFVTSGIRIGTPAVTSRGMDEQAMVTIGQIIAQVLKNPQDEANLTQAASGVAKLTEQYPIYPGLKY comes from the coding sequence ATGGAACAATTGCGTAAAAGTGACCCGGCAGTACTGGAAGCGATGGGCCTCGAACTGAGCCGCCAGCGTGCGAACATTGAACTTATTGCCTCAGAGAATATTGTAAGTGAAGCCGTCATGGAGGCCATGGGCTCCGTGCTTACGAACAAATACGCCGAAGGTTATCCCGGCAAGCGTTACTATGGCGGCTGTGAAGATGTCGATATCGTAGAGAACCTGGCCCGCGACCGTGCCAAGGAGCTGTTCGGTGCCGAGCATGCCAACGTGCAGCCGCATTCCGGCGCACAGGCCAATATGGCTGTATACCTGGCTGCGCTTAAGCCGGGCGATACCGTTCTCGGTATGAATCTGGCGCATGGCGGCCATTTAACTCACGGCAGCCCGGTGAATGCTTCCGGAATTCTGTATAACTTCGTGGCTTATGGCGTACAGGAGGATTCCTTCCTGATCAATTATGATGAAGTGCGCAAAGCCGCCTTCAAGCACCGTCCCAAAATGATCGTTGCCGGTGCGAGCGCATATCCGCGTACGATTGATTTTGCCGCACTTGGTTCGATTGCGAATGATGTAGGTGCCCTGTTCATGGTCGATATGGCCCATATTGCCGGTCTGGTGGCTGCCGGTCTTCACCCGAGCCCGGTTCCTCATGCCCACTTCGTCACTACAACTACGCACAAAACCTTGCGCGGTCCGCGCGGCGGGATGATTCTGTGCAGACAGCCATGGGCTGCTGCGATTGATAAAGCAGTCTTCCCAGGTTCTCAGGGCGGACCTCTGATGCATGTGATTGCGTCCAAGGCTGTCTCGTTCGGTGAGGCGCTGCAGCCTTCATTCAAGACTTACGCCGAGAACGTAGTTAAGAACGCTAAGGTGCTGGCGGAGACCCTGGTCGGCGAAGGCATTAATATTGTATCCGGCGGAACCGATAACCATCTGATCCTGCTCGATACCCGCAACCTGAACATTACCGGCAAGGACGCCGAGAAGGTGCTGGATTCCATCGGAATTACAGTCAACAAGAACGCGATTCCGTTTGACCCGACCAGCCCGTTTGTCACCAGCGGTATCCGCATCGGCACACCGGCTGTTACGTCGCGCGGAATGGATGAGCAGGCTATGGTAACGATCGGTCAGATTATTGCACAGGTCCTGAAGAATCCGCAGGATGAAGCTAACTTGACCCAGGCAGCAAGCGGGGTAGCGAAGCTGACTGAGCAATATCCGATTTACCCTGGATTGAAGTACTAA
- a CDS encoding ATP synthase subunit I, with amino-acid sequence MDNMTPVINIVTRVTVIIMAGLVMGWALHHETRAVTLGMTLGLLAGLVNFRYLALKVRRVTAAVAKQGKSSFSLGFATRISFGILVTMFSVKYEHFSLEATIIGLFIPQLLAIPVGIYLGIKNKL; translated from the coding sequence ATGGATAATATGACTCCCGTAATCAATATCGTCACCAGGGTGACAGTAATCATTATGGCAGGATTGGTAATGGGGTGGGCTCTCCATCATGAGACCCGTGCAGTTACTCTGGGAATGACACTCGGCTTGCTGGCAGGACTGGTTAATTTCCGTTATCTAGCCCTCAAGGTCAGAAGAGTGACAGCAGCGGTGGCGAAGCAAGGGAAGAGCTCCTTCAGCCTTGGTTTTGCTACAAGAATCAGTTTTGGAATTCTGGTTACCATGTTTTCAGTCAAATATGAGCATTTTTCGCTGGAGGCAACGATTATCGGCCTGTTCATCCCCCAGCTTCTGGCTATTCCCGTGGGGATATATCTAGGAATCAAGAATAAGCTGTAG